The Brassica oleracea var. oleracea cultivar TO1000 chromosome C6, BOL, whole genome shotgun sequence genome includes a region encoding these proteins:
- the LOC106300551 gene encoding protein NRT1/ PTR FAMILY 2.13-like, which yields MGLKDTKDGTSLPRSSPCFSRATRPPPEMHAVNSYNPKSTSDSLSDGEKVEKKPGGWRAVTFILGNETLERLGTIGLLSNFMVYLTRVFHLEQVDASNVINIWSGFTNLTPLVGAFISDAYVGRFKTIAFASFATLLGLVTLTLTASLPQLHPATCNSKDPVSCGGPNKLQFGILLLGLGFLSIGSGGIRPCSIPFGVDQFDQRTEEGIKGVASFFNWYYMTFTIVLLITQTVVVYIQDQVSWVIGFSVPTGLMACAVVMFFAGMKLYVYVKPEGSIFSGIAQVVVAARKKRKMKLPEEDDGTVTYYDPPVKESVLSKLHHSNQFRFLDKAAVIIEGDLTPEGVPANKWRLCSIQEVEEVKCLIRIVPVWSAGIISLAAMSQQGTFTVSQALKMDRHMGPNFEIPAGSLSVISLLTIGVFLPLYDRVLVPFLRRITGHKSGITLLQRIGTGIVFAILSMIVAGLVERKRRIRSINAGDPTGMTPMSVFWLSPQLILMGLCEAFNIIGQIEFFNSQFPEHMRSIANSLFSLSFAGSNYLSSLIVTTVHRFSGGHDRPDWLNKNLNAGKLDYFYYLIAVLGVFNLVYFWYCARGYRYKVGLQMGDFEENKSFSDVEMSSKK from the exons ATGGGTTTGAAAGATACAAAGGATGGTACTTCGTTGCCACGATCGTCCCCTTGTTTCTCTAGAGCTACAAGACCGCCGCCGGAGATGCATGCTGTCAACTCGTACAATCCTAAAAGTACGTCGGATTCTCTTTCGGATGGTGAGAAGGTTGAGAAAAAGCCTGGAGGCTGGAGAGCCGTCACGTTCATTTTAG GAAATGAAACGCTTGAGAGACTGGGAACGATTGGGTTGTTGTCAAACTTCATGGTGTATCTAACCAGAGTGTTCCACTTAGAACAAGTCGACGCTTCAAATGTCATCAACATTTGGTCAGGTTTCACCAATCTCACTCCTCTCGTCGGCGCGTTTATCTCAGACGCTTACGTCGGCCGTTTCAAAACCATTGCTTTCGCCTCATTCGCCACCCTCCTC GGACTAGTGACATTGACACTCACAGCATCGCTTCCTCAACTCCACCCAGCAACATGCAACAGCAAAGATCCAGTCAGTTGCGGCGGTCCGAACAAGCTTCAGTTCGGAATTTTGCTATTAGGTCTCGGCTTCCTCTCCATAGGGAGTGGAGGAATAAGACCATGTAGCATCCCTTTTGGTGTTGACCAGTTTGACCAACGAACCGAGGAAGGGATTAAAGGAGTAGCCAGTTTCTTCAACTGGTATTACATGACTTTCACTATAGTTCTGCTTATTACACAGACCGTGGTCGTGTATATCCAAGACCAAGTCAGCTGGGTCATCGGCTTTAGTGTACCCACTGGACTCATGGCATGTGCGGTTGTTATGTTTTTCGCCGGAATGAAGCTTTACGTATACGTTAAACCTGAGGGAAGTATATTCTCTGGTATAGCTCAAGTTGTCGTGGCAGCTCGTAAGAAGCGAAAGATGAAACTCCCTGAGGAAGACGACGGCACTGTGACCTACTATGACCCACCTGTCAAAGAAAGCGTGTTATCCAAGTTACACCATAGTAACCAATTCAG GTTTCTAGACAAAGCGGCGGTGATAATAGAAGGCGACCTAACACCCGAGGGAGTTCCGGCCAACAAGTGGCGGCTATGCAGTATTCAAGAAGTGGAGGAAGTAAAGTGTTTGATCCGAATAGTTCCTGTTTGGTCGGCTGGAATAATCTCACTCGCGGCAATGTCACAGCAAGGAACGTTCACAGTCTCACAAGCTTTGAAAATGGACCGACATATGGGTCCCAACTTCGAGATTCCGGCCGGTTCTCTCTCCGTCATCTCTCTCCTCACCATCGGCGTCTTTCTTCCCTTATACGACCGTGTTTTAGTCCCGTTCCTCCGCCGCATCACCGGCCATAAATCAGGTATCACACTCCTCCAACGTATCGGGACAGGCATCGTTTTCGCTATCCTTTCCATGATCGTTGCCGGGCTCGTTGAGCGCAAGAGACGCATACGCTCCATCAACGCCGGAGATCCGACAGGTATGACTCCGATGTCAGTGTTTTGGCTCTCTCCGCAGCTGATTCTCATGGGACTATGCGAAGCGTTTAACATCATCGGACAGATTGAGTTCTTCAACAGTCAGTTTCCGGAGCACATGAGAAGCATCGCTAACTCCCTCTTCTCTTTGTCCTTCGCCGGTTCGAACTACCTTAGCAGTTTGATAGTGACGACGGTTCATAGATTCTCCGGTGGTCATGACCGTCCGGATTGGCTGAACAAGAATCTCAACGCCGGAAAATTGGATTATTTCTACTATCTGATCGCCGTTTTGGGTGTGTTTAATCTGGTTTACTTTTGGTATTGTGCTCGAGGATACCGGTACAAGGTCGGTTTACAGATGGGAGATTTCGAGGAGAACAAGAGTTTCTCTGATGTTGAGATGAGTTCCAAAAAATAA
- the LOC106299138 gene encoding thioredoxin H8-like, whose translation MGANVSSPDQRYSVTADLPSRRPWTPRFESQISPYKVNIPLIVEIKNKNQWKSRLNGLKDTNKLLVIEFTAKWCGPCKSLEPKVEELAAKYTDVEFVKIDVDVLMSVWMEYNLHTLPAIVFMKRGQEVDRVVGVKFDELERKLHKYAQSFF comes from the exons ATGGGTGCTAATGTTTCTTCTCCAGACCAGAGATATTCAGTGACGGCGGACCTCCCTTCCAGGAGGCCATGGACACCTCGCTTCGAGTCCCAGATTTCTCCTTACAAAGTCAACATCCCCCTTATTGTTGAAATCAAGAACAAGAATCAGTGGAAATCTCGGCTCAACGGTCTCAAGGACACCAACAAGTTG CTTGTGATCGAGTTCACGGCCAAATGGTGTGGACCTTGTAAATCCCTTGAGCCGAAGGTTGAAGAGTTGGCGGCTAAGTACACAGATGTTGAGTTCGTGAAGATTGATGTCGATGTGTTAATG AGTGTGTGGATGGAGTACAACCTTCATACTTTGCCTGCGATTGTATTCATGAAGAGAGGCCAAGAAGTAGACAGAGTTGTGGGTGTGAAGTTTGATGAATTAGAGAGGAAACTCCACAAATACGCACAATCCTTCTTTTGA